ATAATATATTCGTTTCATAATATCTTTTTTTAAAAATTAAAGAGATGCTTTTATACCTATGGTAATAGTTCTTGCACGTGGGTAAGCAGAGTAATCAACCCCAGCTGTTAATGGGCTATTAAATACACTTACTTCAGGATCATTACCAGAATATTTTGTCCAGGTATATAAATTTTGCGCGGACACATAAAAATTCAAATTCTTGATGCCCCATCTTTTCATCAAATGTTGAGGAAGATTATATCCCAGTGATACTGTTTTCAACCTTAAGTAAGATCCATCTTCAACAACCCTGGAAGAATAACTATTGCCAAGAGGACCTGCACTCGTATTATTTAAGCTTGCACGGAATAGTGTATTACTCTGGTTGGTAGGAGTCCATCTGTTTTCATAACTAGCATATTGATTTAGGTTTGTTTTTCCTAACTGATTACCTTCAAATACCAATCTATTAACATTCATTATGTTATTTCCATAAGACCATTGGAAGAAAATATTTAGGTCAAATCCTTTATAAGTAAAGTCATTGTTAAATCCACCTGTATTTTTAGGAAGCCCTCTTCCAATAACTGTCGCATCGTTGATATCTACTGTTCCGTCACCGTTTAAATCTTTGTATTTTATATCTCCCGGTTGAATAGAACTACGCACATTTCCGTTCGTTGGAATATTGCCTTTCAAAGAGTAAGCTCCGGAAGGGCTTACATCAAAATCACTATACTGATAAATACCGTCAAAGATAGGCCCATACATCAATCCCAATGGTTTGCCTACTTCTACCAAAAACGAAGGGATTTTAGCTACAGTATTATCATAAGGTGTCCCTAACAACATTGAATTTTGACCGTCGGCAAGCGCCAATACCTTACTTTGATTAAAGGAGATATTGAAACTGGAGTTCCAAGAGAAATTAGGATTTTGAATATTCACGGTGTTAATAGAAATCTCTAAGCCCTGATTTTGAACACTACCTACATTTTTTAAAATATTGCTGTAGCCATAAGATGTTGGTATATTGGCATTTAAAAGCAGATTTTTTGTCACTTTCCTATATACATCTGCTGTAAGATTAATACGATTTTTCAAGAATCCCATATCCAGACCTAAATCCCATTGCCCGGTAGTTTCCCATTTTAAGTCCCTGTTGCCAAGAGCAGAAACTATAAGACCAGCTTGTTCTGCATTACCAAATGTATAACCTTGTTGAATAGTGGAAACACCATATTGGGATAAATAATCAAAGGGACCCACGCGGTTATTACCGGTTAAACCATAACTTATACGTAACTTACCATCAGAAATAGCTTTTGAGTTTCTAATAAATGGCATATTTCCAAACTTCCAAGCAAAGGCGCCTGAAGGGAAATAACTCCAGTGATTTTGCGGAGCAAATTTCGAAGATCCATCTGCTCTATAAGAAGCGGTCAACAAATAATCGGAATGGAAAGTATAATTAACCCTGCCCAAAAAAGATGCTAAAGTGGTCAGCGAAGCATCTGAATTAATAGTTGGGGTCATTGTACCGGAACTTAACCAACTTACATTGGTGGCTTGAGTAGGAAGTTGTGTTCCTGAAAGTCCATAAGTGGAAGTATGTTGTCCTTGTTCTGTAACACCCACTACCACATTTAGGCGATTATTTGTATTAAACCTTTTATCATAAGTTAGGGTATTTTCGTTTAACCAATTATTGGTAGTAATATAATTAACAGAGCCATTTACACCTTTATTAAAAGTAGCATTAGGGTTGCCGGAAGATGTAAGTGTATCGTTAAATGCCACTGCTTGTCTAATAAGAGTATTAACACCACCGCTTACCTTTAATTGCAAGTTTTTAGTAATGTCATAGGTTACAAAGGCATTTGCTGCTAAATTATTCGTATTGTTTTGCCTTACAATGTTTTGCTGATTTAATACCGGGTTAAATCTATAATCATTATTTGCACTGACATTAGGATCGAAGGGTTGATTTGTTGGACCAAAAGGTTTGAATCCCCAAACACTATACATTAAAGTGCTGGTAGCACTGGAGCTACTGAGAAACGATGATGGACTCACACCCGATTGTTCTAAATGTGTATAATTGACATTAACGCTAGCATTAAATTTTTTACCTAGCTTTTGATTCAATACAATGCGTCCTTGATATCTTTTATAACCAGAATTAATAATTACACCATCCTGATCTAATACTGATCCCGATACTGCATATTTAGTTTGGGCAGAACCACCGGTCACAGATACATCATAATTTTGCATAGGTGCGGATCTAAACATCAATGATTCCCAATTAACATTAGCAGTATCTTGATAATTATTTAAAGTAAGCCCATCTCTTAAATAATAATAAGCAGCAGAATTGGATACAGTAGCATCTCCCGGAGATGCCTCTAATTGATATTTTACGTAATTATAAGGATCCATCAGTGGAACAGTATGACTTACAGATTGCTTACCATAATAAGCACCAAAATTTACCACCGGCGCACCTATTTTTCCAGATTTTGTGGTAATTATAATCACACCATTGGCACCGCGAGCACCATAAATAGCAGTAGCCGATGCGTCTTTTAATACAGAGATTGATTCTATGTCATCCGGATTGATAGCATTGTTGTTGGGATCTTCAATAGGAAAACCATCCACTACATATAAAGGAGAGTTGTTTTGCGTAATAGAGTTGTTACCTCTGATTACTATATTAATTGCAGAACCTGGTTGTCCATCAACAGAAGAAACGACTACCCCTGCCATACGGCCTTGCAAAGCTTGATCAAAAGAAAGTACCGGCGCTTTTTGCATATCGCCAATGGGTGCTACTCCTACAGAACCTGTTAGGTCACTCTTTTTCTCAGTACCATATCCAATCGTTACAACATCATTCAACGCATTGGATTGCATTGCCATTATTACATTCAATTCAGTTTGATCCTTTACAACGACAGTTTTAGTAAAGTAACCAATGAAACTAAATTGAAGTACATCCCCAGGCTTAGCATTTATTGAGAATTCTCCATTGCTATTAGCAATCACCCCCTTCTTCGCTCCAAGTACTTCCACAGATACACCTCCAATAGGCTTTCCGGTTGAATCTGTAATTTTACCATGTATTTCGGCGAAGGCAGCAATAGTGCTTTGTTTGATAGCTGTACTTTTCTCTGAAACCGTTTTCATTTTTGAGCTAATAATTATCGTATTATACTCTATTTGAAAATCAAGGTTAGCTGATTTTAAACATTGTTTAAGTACAACCGCAAGTGGCGCTTCTTTAAAATTGACAGATTTTACCTTTGCGTTATCCAAAAGGTTGTCCGGATAAACAAATTGATAACCTGTTTGTTTGTTGATTGTTTTTAACACCTGCGTAAGCGACATATCATTGCCAGATATGGTCACTTTTTGAGCCCGAATTTTGGCACAAACACTTAGTGTTGAAACAAAAAAGAGAATCGCTGTTAATTTCATAATTTTTATCAACTTTTTTGGTAGCAGCCTGACAAGCGGGCTACCTTTGTAGGATAGGATAAAATTCATAACTTTATTTAAATTTTGGGTTGAGAAACAATAGAATACTTAGTCGTTAATGTTGACAAATCACCCCAAATATGTTACCGGGAGTGGCTCTAAACACTTCCGGTTTTTGTTTATGGTAATTTGCCTTAGCTGTCGTATAGCATAAGATAGGTTACACTTTTTGAGAACCGTTAAGAAATATATATTTCAGTTTGACCCTTAAGGGTTTTTAAGGGTCGTATTCGTAGCAATACATAGGTAACAGTTTTTATTTTAGTTCTTTGACATAAGACAGGTTTCTACCAATCAATGGCGGTAATCGTGTAAGGGAAGGTTTGAACAATTTCATAGTTCTGTCGGATGTTGAGGCAATGATTTTCTATATTTACTTCAGCGACCACATAGCTGTACTTAAATCGTTCGTGCAGGATAAAACACTCATTAGGCAAGCGAAGTTTCAAATCACTTCGGATGTATCGGATATAATACACGCAACCTCCGCGAAGCGGTATATGGACTTTCCCGTC
The Arachidicoccus soli DNA segment above includes these coding regions:
- a CDS encoding TonB-dependent receptor; the encoded protein is MKLTAILFFVSTLSVCAKIRAQKVTISGNDMSLTQVLKTINKQTGYQFVYPDNLLDNAKVKSVNFKEAPLAVVLKQCLKSANLDFQIEYNTIIISSKMKTVSEKSTAIKQSTIAAFAEIHGKITDSTGKPIGGVSVEVLGAKKGVIANSNGEFSINAKPGDVLQFSFIGYFTKTVVVKDQTELNVIMAMQSNALNDVVTIGYGTEKKSDLTGSVGVAPIGDMQKAPVLSFDQALQGRMAGVVVSSVDGQPGSAINIVIRGNNSITQNNSPLYVVDGFPIEDPNNNAINPDDIESISVLKDASATAIYGARGANGVIIITTKSGKIGAPVVNFGAYYGKQSVSHTVPLMDPYNYVKYQLEASPGDATVSNSAAYYYLRDGLTLNNYQDTANVNWESLMFRSAPMQNYDVSVTGGSAQTKYAVSGSVLDQDGVIINSGYKRYQGRIVLNQKLGKKFNASVNVNYTHLEQSGVSPSSFLSSSSATSTLMYSVWGFKPFGPTNQPFDPNVSANNDYRFNPVLNQQNIVRQNNTNNLAANAFVTYDITKNLQLKVSGGVNTLIRQAVAFNDTLTSSGNPNATFNKGVNGSVNYITTNNWLNENTLTYDKRFNTNNRLNVVVGVTEQGQHTSTYGLSGTQLPTQATNVSWLSSGTMTPTINSDASLTTLASFLGRVNYTFHSDYLLTASYRADGSSKFAPQNHWSYFPSGAFAWKFGNMPFIRNSKAISDGKLRISYGLTGNNRVGPFDYLSQYGVSTIQQGYTFGNAEQAGLIVSALGNRDLKWETTGQWDLGLDMGFLKNRINLTADVYRKVTKNLLLNANIPTSYGYSNILKNVGSVQNQGLEISINTVNIQNPNFSWNSSFNISFNQSKVLALADGQNSMLLGTPYDNTVAKIPSFLVEVGKPLGLMYGPIFDGIYQYSDFDVSPSGAYSLKGNIPTNGNVRSSIQPGDIKYKDLNGDGTVDINDATVIGRGLPKNTGGFNNDFTYKGFDLNIFFQWSYGNNIMNVNRLVFEGNQLGKTNLNQYASYENRWTPTNQSNTLFRASLNNTSAGPLGNSYSSRVVEDGSYLRLKTVSLGYNLPQHLMKRWGIKNLNFYVSAQNLYTWTKYSGNDPEVSVFNSPLTAGVDYSAYPRARTITIGIKASL